In Rhipicephalus microplus isolate Deutch F79 chromosome 9, USDA_Rmic, whole genome shotgun sequence, one genomic interval encodes:
- the LOC119163142 gene encoding uncharacterized protein LOC119163142 yields MTSIVQRFTLLTDAAPRDSIVAFFYGLTASLPPRNLLAVDVQPTAELLEVRRICSLNVMAKPPTDNTCVGVVYGVDEYLDATDIAANIDLAVPVVSCTRRGWCVIITFEGTTVPSKVFLFKLCSPVRPRLPRPL; encoded by the coding sequence ATGACGTCTATCGTGCAACGTTTCACACTGCTCACTGACGCCGCGCCTCGAGACTCGATCGTGGCGTTTTTCTACGGATTGACCGCCTCCTTGCCTCCACGCAACCTCCTTGCCGTGGACGTTCAACCGACTGCGGAGCTCCTCGAGGTTCGGAGGATCTGCTCCCTGAACGTCATGGCCAAGCCCCCCACGGACAACACCTGCGTGGGTGTCGTCTACGGGGTCGACGAGTACTTGGATGCCACTGACATCGCCGCAAACATCGACTTGGCCGTTCCGGTCGTCTCGTGTACACGCCGTGGCTGGTGTGTCATTATCACTTTCGAGGGAACAACCGTACCATCGAAGGTTTTCCTCTTCAAACTGTGCAGTCCGGTCCGTCCGCGCCTGCCCCGGCCCCTGTAG